From the unidentified bacterial endosymbiont genome, one window contains:
- the mngB gene encoding mannosylglycerate hydrolase: MTKTRVHITPHMHWDREWYFTTEESRILLMNNMEEIMERLESDPEYKYYVLDGQTAVLEDYFAIKPENKSRVRRLVQAGKLIVGPWYSQTDTMQVSGESIVRNMLYGLRDCLTLGEPMKIGYLPDSFSMSSQLPAIYNGFGITRAMFWRGCSERHGTDKTEFIWQSNDGSEVIAQVLPLGYAIGKYLPPDAAALRARLDKYFPVLEKPSVTKDILLPNGHDQMPLQKDIFEVMAKLREIYPDKEFVMSRFEEVFERIEAQRDRLDVVKGEFNDGKYMRVHRTISSTRMDIKLIHAEVENKIVNILEPMASIAWALGFEYHHGLIEKMWKESMKNHAHDSIGCCCSDKVHAEILSRYILADDMATNLINFYKRKIVDHMPAGEGDDKLVLFNLSPYPRDEVINTTITIRAETFSITDEQGKPVNYYISDRRIIDPGKIDRQIVHYGNYDPFIEYDIQIKHPVPAMGFTTLFIQPNKEGSQQAVGQKAPELENEFYRIVINPNGTLTIFDKETRHCFEQVLRLEDGSDDGDEYDYSPSRKEWLIYSDDFAADINIRHEGFQSLATIKLCMEIPKNLPQRETRSGQEGYLDVDCQVTLKQGSRHIDVSMTLDNQADDHRVRVLIPVPYISQTVVADNQFGTLTRPTSDPEMANWEAHGWKEAPVPVYQLMNFAALENERGGLAIMSNGLREFEVISSQGNEKKDTFALTLLRGVGVLGKENLLLRPGRPSGIKIPTPDSQVRGKIICNFSLYGYAGDHIEANVMAAARDNVTPIQCYNKIPYNAMKLNVGEQNLPLSYSLLSKSKTGAVLSVLKKAEDANALILRVYNPSERTSIQDNLSFIREVTSWKETRLDELTCSSEVETASFGTLNPCQVKSFLFTL; encoded by the coding sequence ATGACCAAAACTCGTGTCCATATTACTCCTCACATGCACTGGGATCGCGAATGGTATTTCACTACGGAAGAGTCACGCATCTTGCTGATGAATAATATGGAAGAAATAATGGAGCGCCTGGAAAGCGATCCTGAGTATAAATATTACGTTCTCGATGGTCAGACGGCGGTGCTTGAAGATTATTTCGCCATCAAACCTGAAAACAAATCGCGCGTCCGCAGGCTGGTGCAGGCTGGTAAACTCATTGTCGGTCCCTGGTATTCGCAGACCGATACCATGCAGGTTTCAGGCGAATCTATTGTTCGTAACATGCTTTACGGCCTGCGTGATTGCCTGACGCTGGGCGAACCGATGAAGATTGGTTACTTGCCTGACTCCTTCTCAATGAGCTCGCAACTGCCTGCGATTTATAATGGCTTTGGTATCACCCGTGCGATGTTCTGGCGCGGCTGTTCTGAACGCCACGGCACCGACAAAACGGAGTTTATCTGGCAGTCTAACGACGGAAGCGAAGTCATAGCTCAGGTTCTGCCGTTGGGTTATGCGATTGGTAAATATCTGCCGCCGGATGCAGCAGCGCTAAGAGCGCGCCTTGATAAATATTTCCCGGTTCTTGAAAAACCTTCCGTGACGAAAGATATCCTACTGCCAAATGGCCACGATCAGATGCCCCTGCAAAAAGATATTTTTGAGGTTATGGCAAAACTGCGCGAAATCTATCCGGACAAAGAGTTTGTCATGAGCCGCTTCGAAGAAGTATTTGAACGTATCGAAGCGCAACGCGATCGGCTGGATGTCGTCAAAGGAGAGTTCAACGACGGCAAGTACATGCGCGTTCATCGCACCATTTCCTCCACGCGGATGGACATCAAACTTATTCACGCGGAGGTAGAGAACAAGATCGTCAACATTCTTGAACCGATGGCCTCCATCGCCTGGGCGCTTGGCTTTGAATACCACCACGGCCTGATTGAGAAAATGTGGAAAGAGAGCATGAAAAACCATGCTCACGACTCCATCGGCTGTTGCTGTTCAGACAAAGTGCATGCCGAAATTCTGAGCCGTTACATCCTGGCTGACGATATGGCAACCAATCTGATTAACTTCTATAAACGCAAGATTGTCGATCATATGCCTGCCGGGGAAGGAGACGACAAACTGGTGCTGTTCAATCTTTCACCTTACCCCCGCGATGAAGTCATCAACACCACTATCACCATAAGAGCCGAAACATTCAGCATCACCGATGAGCAGGGCAAACCGGTCAACTACTACATCAGCGACCGCCGTATTATCGATCCGGGTAAGATTGACCGCCAAATTGTTCACTACGGCAATTATGATCCTTTCATTGAGTACGACATTCAAATCAAACATCCTGTTCCGGCGATGGGCTTTACCACATTATTTATCCAGCCCAACAAAGAGGGAAGTCAGCAAGCTGTCGGGCAAAAAGCGCCTGAGCTGGAGAATGAATTCTACCGAATTGTGATTAATCCAAACGGTACGCTCACGATATTTGATAAAGAGACCCGGCACTGCTTTGAACAGGTGCTGCGTCTTGAAGATGGCTCTGACGACGGTGATGAGTACGACTACTCTCCGTCCCGCAAGGAGTGGCTGATTTACTCGGATGACTTCGCGGCGGATATTAACATCAGGCATGAGGGTTTCCAGTCTCTGGCCACGATTAAGTTATGCATGGAAATACCGAAAAATCTTCCGCAGCGTGAAACCCGATCCGGGCAGGAGGGATATTTAGACGTTGACTGTCAGGTCACCCTGAAACAGGGATCGCGCCACATTGATGTCAGCATGACTCTGGATAATCAGGCAGACGATCACCGCGTCAGGGTTCTTATTCCTGTGCCATACATTTCTCAAACCGTCGTAGCAGATAACCAGTTTGGCACCCTGACTCGCCCAACAAGCGATCCGGAAATGGCGAACTGGGAAGCCCATGGCTGGAAAGAAGCGCCTGTTCCAGTATACCAGCTCATGAACTTTGCGGCGCTGGAAAACGAACGCGGTGGGCTTGCCATTATGAGCAATGGCCTACGAGAGTTCGAAGTGATTTCAAGCCAGGGCAATGAGAAAAAAGATACGTTTGCGCTTACCCTGTTACGCGGCGTCGGCGTGCTGGGCAAAGAGAATCTGTTGCTGCGTCCGGGCCGCCCATCCGGCATCAAGATCCCGACGCCAGATTCTCAGGTGCGCGGTAAAATTATCTGTAACTTCTCGCTCTATGGTTATGCAGGGGACCATATCGAGGCCAACGTTATGGCGGCTGCTCGCGATAATGTGACGCCAATTCAGTGCTATAACAAAATTCCTTACAACGCGATGAAGCTGAACGTAGGAGAGCAGAACCTGCCTCTTAGCTACAGCTTATTGAGTAAGTCAAAAACCGGAGCCGTGCTGAGCGTACTGAAAAAAGCAGAAGATGCTAATGCGCTGATCCTCCGTGTCTACAATCCATCAGAACGAACGTCCATTCAGGACAATCTCTCGTTCATCAGGGAAGTGACCTCCTGGAAAGAGACCCGCCTCGATGAGCTGACGTGTTCCTCTGAGGTTGAAACGGCCTCGTTTGGCACGCTGAACCCCTGCCAGGTCAAATCGTTCCTCTTTACCCTGTAA
- the mngA gene encoding PTS 2-O-a-mannosyl-D-glycerate transporter subunit IIABC, translating to MNLTSLTNPSLIALQTRFVSRDEAIIALANKLDQQGILHDKGTFLKAVFAREQQGPTALGEGLAVPHGKTNAVKEAAFAVATLDKALKWKGIDEDEEVNLIFLLAIPEAEAGSIHMQLLTMLTTRLVDDDVREAVLRATEISEVIALLEGEDKKETHNEVVDTNKPTIVCVTACPAGIAHTYMAAEYLEKAGHKLEYNVYVEKQGANGIENRLSAEQLNRASAVVFAAEVAIKEVERFAGLPRIEVPVAEPIKHAERILQEACESGKKGAGAARPLATDNLIRKLPLKTELKQALLSGISYAVPLIVAGGTVLAVAVLLAQMFNLQHLFGEEESWLWMYRKLGAGLLGTLMVPVLAAYTAYSLADKPALGPGFAAGIAANLIGAGFLGGVAGGLIAGYVMRWIKANVRLTPAFNGFLTFYLYPVIGTLVAGSLMLFVIGKPVAWINHGLTDWLNSLSGSNALLLGAVIGFFVSFDLGGPVNKAAYAFCLGAMANGVYGPYAIFGAVKMVSAFTVTASTLLAPRLFRDFEIETGKSTWLLGLAGITEGAIPMAIEDPIRVIGSFLLGSVVTGAIVGAAGIGLSTPGAGIFSIFLLHDAGIGAFMAAAIWFGSALIGAAISTLTLLIWRAHAIKKGKFITDTATPQK from the coding sequence ATGAACCTGACCTCTCTTACCAATCCGTCGCTGATCGCGCTGCAAACAAGGTTTGTAAGCCGTGATGAGGCGATAATCGCCCTGGCAAACAAGTTGGATCAGCAGGGAATACTGCACGACAAGGGCACATTCCTTAAGGCTGTTTTTGCGCGCGAGCAGCAGGGTCCAACGGCTCTAGGTGAAGGACTAGCAGTACCTCATGGCAAAACCAATGCGGTGAAAGAAGCCGCCTTTGCCGTAGCGACCTTAGACAAGGCGCTCAAATGGAAAGGGATAGACGAAGACGAAGAGGTGAACCTGATCTTTTTGCTGGCGATTCCTGAAGCGGAAGCCGGTTCAATCCACATGCAACTTTTGACAATGCTTACTACCAGGCTCGTTGATGATGACGTTCGCGAAGCGGTATTACGGGCTACCGAAATCAGTGAAGTTATAGCATTGCTTGAAGGGGAGGATAAAAAAGAGACTCATAACGAGGTCGTAGACACCAACAAACCGACTATTGTCTGCGTGACAGCTTGCCCCGCAGGCATTGCCCATACCTATATGGCGGCGGAATATCTGGAAAAAGCGGGTCACAAACTGGAATATAACGTCTATGTGGAAAAACAGGGCGCTAATGGGATTGAAAATCGTTTAAGCGCAGAGCAGTTAAACCGCGCCAGCGCCGTTGTGTTTGCTGCTGAAGTTGCGATTAAAGAAGTTGAGCGCTTCGCCGGGCTGCCTCGCATTGAGGTTCCTGTTGCTGAGCCTATCAAACACGCTGAACGCATTTTACAAGAGGCCTGCGAGTCAGGCAAAAAAGGTGCGGGAGCGGCACGTCCGCTTGCAACGGATAACCTAATCAGAAAGTTACCGCTTAAAACAGAGTTAAAACAGGCGTTGCTCTCAGGGATTTCCTATGCCGTTCCGTTGATTGTTGCCGGTGGTACGGTACTGGCAGTTGCCGTTCTGCTGGCGCAAATGTTCAACCTGCAACATTTATTTGGCGAAGAAGAATCGTGGTTATGGATGTACAGAAAGTTGGGCGCTGGCCTGCTGGGAACCTTAATGGTGCCTGTACTGGCGGCCTACACTGCTTATTCTCTTGCCGATAAACCCGCATTAGGCCCGGGATTTGCTGCCGGTATCGCCGCGAACCTTATCGGTGCCGGTTTCCTTGGCGGTGTTGCGGGCGGCTTGATTGCGGGTTATGTCATGCGCTGGATAAAAGCCAACGTTCGCTTAACGCCAGCCTTCAATGGGTTCCTCACTTTCTACCTCTACCCGGTTATCGGCACGCTGGTTGCCGGTTCACTCATGTTGTTTGTGATTGGTAAACCTGTCGCCTGGATTAACCACGGGCTGACGGACTGGTTAAACAGTTTGTCCGGTTCCAATGCATTGTTACTGGGCGCGGTGATCGGCTTTTTTGTCTCTTTCGACCTCGGAGGCCCGGTCAACAAAGCGGCTTATGCTTTCTGCCTGGGCGCTATGGCAAATGGGGTTTACGGGCCATATGCCATCTTTGGCGCCGTCAAAATGGTGTCCGCTTTCACCGTTACCGCCTCAACACTTCTGGCTCCACGCCTGTTCAGAGATTTTGAAATCGAAACCGGTAAATCGACCTGGTTACTTGGCCTGGCCGGTATTACGGAAGGGGCGATTCCTATGGCGATTGAAGATCCGATTCGCGTCATTGGCTCATTCCTTTTAGGTTCTGTGGTCACCGGGGCCATCGTCGGGGCAGCTGGCATCGGTCTGTCAACGCCTGGCGCAGGGATCTTCTCGATTTTCTTATTACATGACGCGGGCATTGGCGCATTTATGGCTGCGGCAATCTGGTTTGGCTCTGCGCTCATCGGCGCCGCGATCTCCACATTGACACTTCTCATCTGGAGAGCGCATGCGATTAAAAAGGGGAAATTTATTACCGACACCGCTACGCCACAGAAATAG
- a CDS encoding GntR family transcriptional regulator gives MTRLPMYRQIANAIREKISSGEYKVGEALPTEAQLRQTFSVSRVTVRQAIKLLVENEELESVQGSGTYVKASKVNYDIYQQSSFSEKWAHLDKVTHSDVLAFEVQPATLTIAEYLNIDEGVRVYFIKRVRFIDDTPITVEETWMPLSLFPDLTYQIMQGSKYAYIENQKHYTIVRSEQEISPILPPADTAGLLKIDPGMPIIEKKTKGFLSDGTIFEFSKNHISPVGYKFTLIAKRRKPF, from the coding sequence ATGACCAGGCTGCCAATGTACCGACAGATTGCTAATGCGATCAGGGAAAAGATCAGCTCCGGTGAATATAAGGTTGGTGAAGCTCTGCCGACGGAAGCGCAGCTTCGCCAGACATTTTCAGTTAGCAGAGTGACCGTGCGTCAGGCGATAAAACTGCTGGTTGAGAATGAAGAACTTGAAAGCGTTCAGGGCAGCGGCACGTATGTGAAGGCGAGTAAAGTTAACTACGATATTTACCAGCAAAGCAGCTTTTCAGAGAAGTGGGCACACCTGGATAAAGTCACTCACAGCGATGTATTAGCTTTCGAAGTGCAGCCCGCGACCTTAACGATTGCGGAGTATCTGAATATTGATGAAGGGGTGCGGGTCTACTTCATTAAGCGTGTACGTTTTATTGACGATACGCCGATTACGGTAGAAGAAACATGGATGCCTCTTAGTCTGTTCCCGGACCTGACCTATCAGATTATGCAAGGCTCAAAGTACGCTTATATTGAAAATCAAAAACACTATACCATCGTAAGAAGCGAACAAGAGATCTCCCCCATTCTGCCCCCTGCGGATACGGCTGGCTTACTGAAGATCGATCCGGGCATGCCAATCATTGAGAAGAAAACGAAAGGCTTTTTATCTGACGGCACTATCTTTGAATTCAGCAAAAATCATATCAGCCCGGTCGGATACAAATTTACGTTAATCGCAAAAAGGAGAAAGCCCTTCTGA
- the gorA gene encoding glutathione-disulfide reductase produces MTKHYDYIAIGGGSGGIASINRAAMYGQKCALIEAKALGGTCVNVGCVPKKVMWHAAQIREAIHLYGPDYGFDTTLNSLDWDKLIASRTAYIDRIHTSYDNVLGKNNVDVIRGFARFVDAKTVEVNGETITADHILIASGGRPCHPAIPGAEFGIDSDGFFALPALPKRVAVVGAGYIAVELAGVINGLGAEAHLFVRKHAPLRSFDPLIVETLVEVMNAEGPTLHTQAVPKAVVKNADGSLVLTLEDGRSQTVDCLVWAIGREPANDNFNLAATGVETNDKGYIVVDKFQNTSVPGIYAVGDNTGAVELTPVAVAAGRRLSERLFNNKPDEHLDYSNIPTVVFSHPPIGTVGLTEPQAREQYSDEQVKVYKSSFTAMYTAVTSHRQPCRMKLVCVGPEEKIVGIHGIGFGMDEILQGFAVALKMGATKKDFDNTVAIHPTAAEEFVTMTG; encoded by the coding sequence ATGACTAAGCATTATGACTACATCGCAATCGGCGGCGGTAGCGGCGGTATCGCCTCCATCAACCGTGCGGCTATGTACGGCCAGAAGTGTGCGCTGATTGAAGCCAAAGCGCTGGGCGGCACCTGCGTGAACGTCGGGTGTGTGCCAAAAAAAGTGATGTGGCATGCAGCGCAAATCCGTGAAGCTATCCATTTGTACGGCCCGGATTACGGCTTTGATACCACCCTCAATAGCCTCGACTGGGATAAACTGATTGCCAGCCGTACGGCCTATATCGACCGTATTCACACCTCTTACGATAATGTGCTGGGCAAAAACAACGTCGACGTCATTCGTGGCTTTGCCCGCTTCGTCGATGCAAAGACCGTCGAAGTGAACGGTGAGACGATCACTGCCGATCATATCCTGATCGCGTCCGGGGGGCGTCCATGCCATCCGGCCATTCCTGGCGCGGAATTCGGTATCGACTCAGACGGTTTCTTCGCGCTGCCTGCCCTGCCAAAACGCGTTGCCGTAGTCGGCGCGGGCTATATCGCGGTGGAACTGGCCGGTGTGATTAACGGCCTGGGCGCTGAAGCGCACCTGTTCGTGCGTAAACACGCCCCGCTGCGCAGCTTTGACCCGCTGATCGTCGAGACGCTGGTAGAGGTGATGAATGCCGAAGGCCCAACCCTGCATACCCAGGCCGTGCCAAAAGCGGTGGTGAAGAATGCTGACGGTAGCCTTGTGCTTACGCTGGAAGATGGCCGCAGCCAGACCGTTGATTGCCTGGTCTGGGCGATTGGTCGTGAGCCTGCCAACGATAATTTCAACCTTGCCGCCACCGGTGTTGAAACAAACGACAAAGGCTATATCGTTGTCGATAAGTTCCAGAACACCAGCGTGCCCGGCATTTACGCCGTCGGGGACAATACCGGTGCCGTTGAACTGACCCCGGTTGCCGTGGCGGCAGGCCGTCGCCTCTCCGAGCGCCTGTTTAACAACAAGCCGGATGAGCATCTTGACTACAGCAACATTCCGACCGTGGTCTTCAGCCATCCGCCGATCGGCACCGTTGGCTTAACCGAGCCGCAGGCGCGTGAGCAGTATAGTGACGAACAGGTGAAAGTATATAAATCGTCCTTTACCGCGATGTATACCGCAGTGACCTCCCACCGCCAGCCGTGTCGCATGAAGCTGGTGTGCGTTGGGCCAGAAGAGAAGATTGTCGGTATCCACGGCATTGGCTTTGGCATGGACGAAATCCTGCAGGGCTTTGCGGTGGCACTGAAAATGGGCGCAACCAAAAAAGACTTTGATAACACCGTGGCTATTCACCCGACCGCGGCGGAAGAGTTTGTTACCATGACAGGTTAG
- a CDS encoding 23S rRNA (adenine(2030)-N(6))-methyltransferase RlmJ, which produces MLSYRHSFHAGNHADVLKHTVQSLIIEALKEKDKPFLYLDTHAGAGRYQLSGEHAGRTGEYLEGIARIWQQDDLPGELEPYIGVMNHFNRSGQLRYYPGSPLIARQLLREQDSLQLTELHPSDFPLLRSEFQKDNRARVEKADGYQQLKAKLPPVSRRGLVLIDPPYEIKTDYQAVVTGIHEGYKRFATGTYALWYPVVLRAQIKRMIKDLEATGIRKILQIELAVRPDSDQRGMTASGMIVINPPWKLEAQMNAVLPWLHKKLVPAGTGHATVSWIVPE; this is translated from the coding sequence ATGCTCAGTTATCGCCACAGCTTTCACGCAGGCAACCACGCCGACGTCCTTAAACATACCGTTCAGAGCCTGATCATCGAGGCGCTCAAAGAGAAAGATAAGCCGTTTCTCTATCTGGACACTCACGCAGGCGCGGGGCGTTATCAACTGAGCGGCGAGCATGCCGGGCGTACCGGTGAATACCTCGAAGGGATCGCCCGCATCTGGCAGCAGGACGACCTGCCGGGGGAACTGGAGCCGTATATCGGCGTGATGAATCACTTCAACCGTAGCGGCCAGTTGCGCTACTACCCTGGCTCTCCGCTGATTGCCCGCCAGCTGCTGCGCGAGCAGGACAGCCTTCAACTGACGGAACTGCACCCGAGCGATTTCCCTCTGCTGCGTTCTGAGTTTCAGAAAGATAACCGTGCCCGTGTAGAAAAAGCGGATGGTTATCAGCAGTTGAAAGCCAAATTGCCGCCGGTTTCCCGCCGTGGCCTGGTGCTGATTGACCCGCCATACGAAATTAAAACCGATTACCAGGCCGTCGTAACCGGTATCCATGAAGGGTACAAACGCTTTGCCACTGGCACCTACGCGCTGTGGTATCCGGTAGTGCTGCGTGCACAGATCAAACGCATGATCAAAGACCTGGAAGCGACCGGCATCCGCAAAATTCTGCAGATTGAGCTGGCCGTCCGTCCGGACAGCGACCAGCGCGGCATGACCGCTTCCGGCATGATTGTGATCAACCCGCCGTGGAAGCTCGAAGCGCAGATGAACGCCGTGCTGCCGTGGCTGCACAAAAAGCTGGTGCCTGCCGGTACAGGCCATGCCACCGTCAGTTGGATCGTGCCTGAGTAA
- the prlC gene encoding oligopeptidase A has product MTNPLLTPFSLPPFSKILPEHVVPAVTQSLENCRAAVESVVEQGAPYTWENLCQPLAEVDDVLGRIFSPVSHLNSVKNSPELREAYEQTLPLLSEYSTWVGQHEGLYNAYRDLRDGDHYASLNTAQKKSVDNALRDFELSGIGLPKEKQTRYGEIAARLSELGNQYSNNVLDATMGWTKLVTDEAELTGMPESALAAAKAQAEAKEQDGYLLTLDIPSYLPVMTYCDNQALREEMYRAYSTRASDQGPNAGKWDNSPVMAEILALRHELAQLLGFESYAVKSLATKMAENPQQVLEFLTDLAKRARPQGEKELAQLRAFAKAEFGVDELQPWDIAYYSEKQKQHLYSISDEQLRPYFPENKAVNGLFEVVKRIYGITAKERTDIDVWHPDVRFFELYDEKNELRGSFYLDLYARENKRGGAWMDDCVGQMRKADGSLQKPVAYLTCNFNRPVSGKPALFTHDEVITLFHEFGHGLHHMLTRIETAGVAGISGVPWDAVELPSQFMENWCWEPEALAFISGHYETGEALPQALLEKMLAAKNYQAAMFILRQLEFGLFDFRLHAEFSPEQGAKILDTLAEIKKQVAVIPGPTWGRFPHAFSHIFAGGYAAGYYSYLWADVLAADAFSRFEEEGIFNRETGQSFLDNILTRGGSEEPMVLFKRFRGREPQLDAMLEHYGIKG; this is encoded by the coding sequence ATGACCAATCCATTACTGACCCCTTTTTCGTTGCCTCCGTTTTCTAAAATCCTCCCTGAGCATGTTGTTCCAGCGGTCACGCAGTCACTGGAAAACTGCCGTGCGGCGGTTGAAAGCGTGGTAGAACAGGGCGCGCCGTACACCTGGGAAAATTTGTGTCAGCCCCTGGCGGAAGTGGATGACGTGCTGGGGCGCATTTTCTCCCCGGTGAGCCACCTTAATTCGGTGAAAAACAGCCCGGAACTGCGCGAAGCCTACGAACAAACCCTGCCGCTGCTCTCGGAGTACAGCACCTGGGTCGGACAACATGAAGGGTTGTACAACGCGTACCGTGACCTGCGCGATGGCGATCATTATGCGTCCCTGAATACCGCGCAGAAAAAATCGGTCGATAACGCCCTGCGTGACTTTGAGTTGTCCGGGATTGGCCTGCCAAAAGAGAAGCAGACCCGTTACGGCGAAATCGCGGCGCGCCTGTCCGAACTGGGTAATCAGTACAGCAACAACGTGCTTGATGCCACCATGGGCTGGACGAAATTAGTCACCGACGAAGCCGAACTGACCGGGATGCCGGAAAGCGCGCTGGCGGCAGCCAAAGCCCAGGCAGAAGCGAAAGAGCAGGACGGTTACCTGTTAACGCTGGATATTCCAAGTTATCTGCCGGTGATGACCTACTGTGACAACCAGGCATTGCGCGAAGAGATGTACCGCGCCTACAGCACCCGCGCTTCCGATCAAGGGCCGAATGCCGGTAAATGGGATAACAGCCCGGTGATGGCTGAAATTCTCGCCCTGCGCCATGAGCTGGCGCAACTGCTGGGCTTTGAAAGCTACGCGGTTAAATCTCTCGCCACCAAAATGGCGGAGAACCCCCAGCAAGTGCTTGAGTTCCTGACCGATCTGGCCAAACGCGCCCGTCCACAGGGTGAAAAAGAGCTGGCACAGCTGCGCGCTTTCGCGAAAGCGGAGTTTGGCGTGGACGAACTGCAGCCGTGGGATATCGCGTACTACAGCGAAAAACAGAAACAGCATCTTTATAGCATCAGCGATGAACAACTGCGCCCGTACTTCCCGGAAAACAAAGCCGTAAACGGTCTGTTTGAGGTGGTGAAACGCATTTACGGCATCACCGCCAAAGAGCGTACCGATATCGACGTCTGGCATCCGGATGTGCGCTTCTTCGAACTGTATGATGAGAAAAACGAGCTGCGCGGTAGCTTCTATCTTGATCTCTACGCGCGTGAAAACAAACGCGGCGGGGCGTGGATGGATGACTGCGTGGGCCAGATGCGCAAAGCAGATGGTTCTCTGCAGAAGCCGGTTGCCTATCTGACCTGTAACTTCAATCGTCCGGTGAGCGGTAAACCCGCGCTGTTTACCCACGATGAAGTGATCACCCTGTTCCATGAATTCGGTCACGGCCTGCACCATATGCTGACCCGCATTGAAACCGCAGGTGTGGCTGGTATCAGCGGCGTGCCGTGGGACGCGGTCGAGCTGCCAAGCCAGTTTATGGAAAACTGGTGCTGGGAGCCGGAGGCGCTGGCGTTCATCTCCGGTCACTACGAGACGGGCGAAGCGTTGCCGCAGGCGCTGCTGGAGAAAATGCTGGCGGCGAAGAACTACCAGGCGGCGATGTTTATCCTGCGTCAGCTGGAGTTCGGCCTGTTCGATTTCCGTCTGCACGCCGAGTTTAGCCCGGAACAGGGTGCGAAAATTCTCGACACGCTGGCTGAGATTAAAAAGCAGGTCGCGGTTATTCCAGGGCCAACCTGGGGCCGCTTCCCGCATGCGTTCAGCCACATCTTCGCAGGCGGTTATGCGGCAGGTTACTACAGCTACCTGTGGGCCGACGTGCTGGCGGCGGATGCCTTCTCTCGCTTTGAAGAGGAGGGTATTTTTAACCGTGAAACCGGCCAGTCGTTCCTTGATAACATCCTGACGCGCGGTGGTTCTGAAGAGCCAATGGTACTGTTCAAACGCTTCCGTGGCCGTGAGCCGCAGCTGGACGCGATGCTTGAACATTATGGAATCAAAGGCTGA
- the rsmJ gene encoding 16S rRNA (guanine(1516)-N(2))-methyltransferase RsmJ, whose product MKICLMDETGAGDGALSVLAARWGLEHDEQNPMALVMTTAHLELRKRDEPKLGGIFVDFVGGAMAHRRKFGGGRGEAVAKAVGIKGSYLPDVVDATAGLGRDAFVLASVGCHVRMLERNPVVAALLDDGLSRGYADPEIGAWLQARLQLIHASSLTALTDITPRPQVVYLDPMFPHKQKSALVKKEMRVFQALVGTDSDADGLLEPARQLATKRVVVKRPDYAPPLAEVATPNAVTTKGHRFDIYGPSPSPLWGEGEG is encoded by the coding sequence GTGAAGATCTGCTTAATGGATGAAACAGGCGCCGGAGACGGCGCCTTATCCGTTCTGGCGGCCCGCTGGGGGCTGGAACACGATGAACAAAACCCGATGGCCCTGGTGATGACTACAGCGCATCTTGAATTACGTAAGCGTGATGAACCAAAGCTCGGCGGGATTTTTGTCGATTTTGTCGGCGGGGCGATGGCGCACCGGCGCAAGTTCGGCGGTGGCCGCGGTGAAGCGGTGGCGAAAGCAGTCGGTATTAAGGGAAGCTATCTCCCGGACGTGGTGGACGCTACGGCAGGACTGGGGCGCGATGCCTTTGTGCTGGCGTCGGTAGGCTGTCACGTACGCATGCTGGAGCGTAATCCGGTTGTGGCGGCGCTGCTCGACGACGGGCTGTCGCGCGGCTATGCCGATCCGGAAATTGGTGCGTGGTTACAGGCGCGTTTGCAGTTGATCCACGCTTCCAGCCTGACGGCGCTGACGGATATCACGCCGCGCCCGCAGGTGGTCTATCTCGACCCGATGTTCCCGCATAAGCAGAAAAGCGCGCTGGTGAAGAAAGAGATGCGCGTGTTTCAGGCGCTGGTGGGGACGGACTCAGACGCGGATGGTTTACTTGAGCCTGCTCGCCAGTTAGCCACGAAGCGCGTGGTGGTGAAGCGTCCGGATTACGCGCCACCGCTGGCGGAAGTCGCCACGCCCAATGCGGTGACCACCAAAGGGCACCGGTTTGATATTTATGGCCCCTCACCCTCTCCTCTGTGGGGAGAAGGTGAGGGGTAA
- the uspA gene encoding universal stress protein UspA, whose product MAYKHILIAVDLSPESKVLVDKAVSMARPYNAKVSLIHVDVNYSDLYTGLIDVNLGDMQKRISEETHHALSELSTNAGYPITETLSGSGDLGQVLVDAIKKYDMDLVVCGHHQDFWSKLMSSARQLINTVHVDMLIVPLRDDEDE is encoded by the coding sequence ATGGCTTATAAACACATTCTTATCGCGGTAGACCTCTCCCCGGAGAGCAAAGTGCTGGTTGATAAAGCAGTATCCATGGCTCGCCCTTACAATGCGAAAGTTTCTCTGATTCACGTTGACGTGAATTACTCCGATCTCTACACCGGCCTGATTGACGTCAACCTCGGTGATATGCAAAAACGCATCTCCGAAGAGACGCACCACGCCCTGAGCGAACTGTCGACCAACGCAGGCTACCCAATCACCGAAACCTTAAGCGGTAGCGGCGATTTGGGTCAGGTGTTGGTTGATGCAATTAAGAAATACGATATGGACCTGGTGGTTTGCGGCCATCACCAGGATTTCTGGAGCAAGCTGATGTCTTCAGCGCGTCAGTTGATCAACACTGTTCACGTGGATATGCTGATTGTTCCATTGCGTGATGATGAAGACGAGTAA